A genomic region of bacterium contains the following coding sequences:
- a CDS encoding tetratricopeptide repeat protein has translation MGRNDLLKIWMIILLLSILPYSCTKSYVRPFSYQANQEAVIQYQKALLFKEQKKYELAILEFRRYVDLYGDIYYADEALYHMAECLRGIEQFNEALQTYKSIIKRYKDSSYVPASWYGMGECYKINNEWKNSVEIFLQVVKKYSQTLWCERSIKQIEEITKMFPESKYFKKTQKKVDKLVKKLKKK, from the coding sequence ATGGGGAGAAATGATTTACTCAAAATTTGGATGATTATCCTTTTATTAAGTATCTTGCCTTATAGCTGCACCAAATCTTATGTCCGCCCTTTTAGTTACCAAGCTAACCAAGAAGCCGTAATCCAATACCAAAAAGCTTTATTATTTAAAGAACAAAAAAAGTATGAATTAGCTATTCTAGAATTTAGACGGTATGTTGATTTATATGGAGATATTTATTATGCTGATGAAGCTTTATATCATATGGCGGAATGCCTTCGAGGGATAGAACAATTTAATGAAGCTTTGCAAACTTATAAATCAATTATCAAAAGATACAAAGACTCTTCCTATGTTCCTGCTTCTTGGTATGGAATGGGAGAATGTTATAAAATAAATAATGAATGGAAAAATTCGGTAGAGATCTTTCTTCAAGTAGTAAAGAAATACAGCCAAACTCTCTGGTGCGAAAGATCAATTAAACAGATTGAAGAAATAACTAAGATGTTTCCTGAAAGTAAGTATTTCAAAAAGACTCAAAAGAAGGTAGATAAATTAGTGAAAAAGTTA